In Barnesiella propionica, the genomic window TTTGCGGCCCTTGTCTGTAAAATAATCGGCGATGGCATCTTTTACACGGTATGTAACGAATTTAGAATGACGGAATTCATCAGAAAATACGATCGAATCGATCGAAAAGGTTTCCTCCGGAGTTATATATTCATCCCAGTTGATAGATTTAATTTTTTCGTATACTTCATCAGTATTGGAGGCGGTAAACTTATATATAGGCTTTAGTATGCGTAGTGCCGTGTGACAGCATAGATTTGCTTTATAAAGTAACTCCATGTCTCCTGTAAAGGAAACCATACGTCGTCCTTGCTCTACGTTTTCACCTCCTAATTTGATAATTTCTTCTGCCAGAACGTCTTCCAATCCCTGGAACGTTTTAGCGATTATTTCAAATTTTTCTGTTCTCACTTGTCTGTTTATTTCGTTATTGCGCTTTGAATTGAACTATTTTTGCCCCTTTTTCCACATTGTCCGTAATCCAGATATTTCCTCCTATGGTAGCTCCTTCCCCTATGGTAATCCTTCCTAAGATTGTAGCATTGGAATAGATGATGACGTTGTCTTCTATGATCGGATGACGGGGTATACCTTTTATTGGGTTGTTTTTTTCGTCCAGAGGGAAACTTTTGGCTCCTAATGTTACCCCTTGGTATATTTTTACATGGTTTCCTATAATGGCTGTGGCCCCTATTACGACTCCGGTACCGTGGTCTATAGTAAAATATTCACCTATGGTAGCTCCCGGATGTATGTCTATGCCTGTTTCGGAATGAGCCATTTCTCCTATAATCCGGGGGATAAGGGGGACTCCCAATTCCAATAGTTTATGAGCTATACGGTAATTGCTGATGGCACGTATAGCCGGATAACAAAGAATCACTTCTTCATAACTTTCTGCAGCCGGATCTCCGTTGTAGGCTGCTTTTACATCAGTTGAAAGTATTCTGCGAAGTTCGGGCAAAGAGGCTACAAATTCAGCAGTTATTTCTTCGGCCTTTTCTTTCTTTTTATTTAAGGAAAAATCTTTACCCGGTTTACAGCAGCCGTAACACAGGCCGGCCATAACTTGCAGGGAAAGTAGTTCGAAAAGCCGTTCGGTATTTACTCCGATGTAATATTTTATATTTCCTTGATTAATATTGGAATATCCAAAAAATCCGGGAAAAATAATAGACCTGTAAAGCCGTATGATTTCATGCAGCATTTCTTCCGAAGGTAACGGTTCTCCGCTATACCGTTGATGGCACATGCTGGTGAGAGAGATGGGTTCGGACAGTTTTGTAACCGATGTTTGTATTATATCGGCATATTTGTAACTACTCATACTCGTAAAGTTTCGGTCATCGCAGTTTATTCCACAACTGCAAAGATAGGAATATTACCTGATATTGAGGATTATTTATTATAAAAACAAGAAAATATCCGGATTCGTACCGACGTAAAGTTTAGAATAGTTTAAGTCAATCGTGTAAAATGAGTACGGATTCGGGTCCCATATTAAATAAAAGATCCAGGATACTCAGGTCGGGAATGAAGCCGTAACGGCTTTCGAATACCTGATAATATGGTTTGGGTTCGAATATGTAATCGCAAAAAGGAAACATTTTTTTTGGATGGATAGTATCTCTCATATCTGTTTCCTTTTCGGTTTTATCAATATAATGGGACGTATATTCTATGTTAGGATTTATATCCAGTAAGCTGCATATAGTTTCTCTGATTATTTCATTAAAGTCGAAAAGAAATTCGTATTTTTTTTCAAAAAACGGTTGCAGTTCGTCCCGGTAATATTCGAAAAACGGAGTAGATCCATAAGCCGATACGATGGCATTCCAGTGCAGATGCCTCCAGTTTCCGTGGTCCGATATACGGATGTCTTTTGTATGACATTTGAGGCTTTCCGGTTTTACGATAGGAACGGATAGAGGAAGTACACCGTTTGCCCCGGCTATATTACACCGGTTTCTGTAAGTCTGTTTGATATAGTTGCAGCAAGTTTCGATTTTTATGTGGTCGAATTTGCATAATTGTACATAATAGGATACCGGTGCAAAATATGCTGTTGAAAGTAGAACTGTTTTCATAATCCGTTTTTTTGAAAAAAGCGTTCGTTTCGCCATGATTTCCAGAATGTTTTTTCATCATCCAGAGAATATCCGATAGCGATGCCTTTACCAATGAGATGAGAATGGGGGAGCACTCCGAATGTTCGTGAATCGGCCTGACTTGTTCTGTTGTCCGATAAGACCCAGTAATAAGGTTGGGTGAAAATATAAGATTGTAATTCCTTGTTTCCGCGATAAAGCCGGTTATTTCGGACGGTAACCTGTATATTTTCATACCGGTTTAATATTTCACCTAAAAAATGTATGTTTTCTTGAGTTATAAATGTTTCTTCTCCGGGCACAGGAAGTATAACGGAATAATTGTCTTTTTTCAGGGTTACCGGTTTTACTAAGGTATCGGTATGCAGATATTCTGTTAGTTTGTTGAGTTCGTAGCGGGTTAGTAAACGTAAATAGTCTGTTTTTATTTTTTCGTATTTTTCCGAAATAGCGTTTGCTTTTAATGCCGGCAATAGTGTTGTTTCATTACTGTCTGATGACAGAATGGGAATGAGTGATAAAGGGGGAGGTGTAAGGATTTTTCCGTTTATATAGAGAGTTTTTTCTATACTGGTTATCGTATCTCCTGGTAAACCGATGCACCTGGCTACCGCTATTTTTTTCCGCTCTATCGGAATGAGGTCGTTACCGGATGAAGGATAGTTAAATACTAAGATATCATTTCTTTCGGGGTATGATAAATTTAAACGAGCATAAGGTAATTTTATCCAGGATATCCAGGATGGAATATGTGTGCCAGGTATGGTATCATGGCAAAAAGGGATAGATACGGGTGTTTGCGGAAGTCTTAATCCGTAGCTCCATTTATTTACCAGTAGTCTGTCGCCCGGCAGGAGTGTTTTTTCCATTTGTCCGGGTGCGATTTGATATAAATCGAAACCGAAATTCTTAAAGAGGCACACGAATAGTATAATGGCTATAACAGCCAGGCCTACTATGCCAGCTTTACGAATTCCGGTTTTCATAAAGAATTATTTATTCTTCAGATACATTTTTTAAAAAACGGCTGGTTCGGAAACGACCGTCGAAAAGTCCTCGATCATTGTCCAGTGACATCCAAACGAAAAGTGGTTTTCCTACGATATGGTCTTCCGGAACAAATCCCCAGTAACGGGAGTCTGCCGAGTTATCGCGGTTATCTCCCAGCATCATATAATAATCCATTTTAAAGGTATAGCTGGGACTTTCTTTTCCGTTGATAAAAATTTTACTGTCTTTTACTTCCAGTATGTTTTTTTCGTAATTACGGATAATACGCTCGTATACAGGTAGATTTTCTAAAGTCAGTTGAATGGTTTCTCCCTTGCGGGGAATCCATACGGGACCGTAATCGGAACGAGTCCAGTTGTTGCTGCTTACGAGCGGATAAGTGTCTCCTCCGAAATATCCGGGCTCAGGGATTACTTTTGTGACAAAGCTGTAATTTTTGATTTTTTTCAGTGCTTTCTCGGTTAATGGTAAACGATATACAGGGTTGAATTCACCGTTTGTTTCAGGCTCTATGCCGAGTAATGCCATGATTTGAGAATAACCATTTTCGTTATTCAATAACGTACGGTCGGCTACGCTAATGTCCATATCCCTGAATTGTTGTTCATTTATGCGAACGCCATTGGTGGCTACATAATAATTTAACTGCATATTCTTGGGTCTTTGTTGTTTTATCCCATCGATGTATATGTCGTTATTTATAATATGGAAAGTATCGCCGGGAAGGCCTACACAACGTTTTACATAATTTTCACGGCGGTCTACCGGCCGGTAGATAATATCTCCGTAAAGATCTTTGTTACGATGTATGGCATCACGACCATAGTAATGTACCAATGTGTAATAATCGGGGTTTTGCATTTTGAGAGCGACCGTGTCTCCTGCCGGAAAATTAAAGACCACAATGTCGTTTCTTTTCACATTGCCTAATCCTTTCAAACGATGATAATCCCATTGAGGCCAGTCGATATACGATTTAGTCCCGATAACGGGCATTGTATGCTGTGCCAAAGGGAAGAAAAACGGAGTGTTGGGTACACGGGGACCATAACTCAATTTGCTTACGAACAGATAATCACCTACTAATAAGGTTTTCTCCAGTGAAGATGAAGGAATCTGGAAATTCTGGAACAAAAAGGTAAATATAAAATATACTAGAACCAGGGCATATACTATGGCGTCTACCCATTCCATAACTTTTCGTAGAGCTTTATTCTTGGATTTTTTCCACCAACCCCAGGGTATATATTGTGTAAGATATAAATCTATTAACAGGAGTAGTCCGAATAATACCCAATAATTATTTAACCAGATGGTCCATCCAATATACAATATAGCAACAATAGTAAAACGTATCCAACGGGATTTTTTTACCTGCTTAAGTCTGTACGATAGATTGTAACGGTTCTCCGTTTGCATGTTTTTTTCCATGTTATCTCTTTTTTATTTTAAGAACGGGAGCATATCCTGCATGGTAAGAAATCCTTTTTTACCATAAGTGAATTCTGCGGCGATAACAGCTCCCAGTGCAAATCCCTTGCGGTTTTTTGCATCGTGGGTAATGGTAATGCTGTCTACTTCCGATTCGTAAGAAACAGAGTGTATGCCAGGGACTTCATCCTTCCGTATAGCATTTATTTCTATTTGTTTATCCGAATCTCTTTTACCTTCAATCCATGAATCTTTCCGGTTTATTTCTTTAAGGATGTCGTTGACCAGAGTGAGAGCTGTCCCGCTGGGGTGGTCCAGTTTATGAATATGATGGACTTCTTCCATGTGGATATCATAAGCGGGAAACTGATCCATTATTTTGGCTAGGTAACGGTTTAAAGCGAAAAATATATTTACCCCCAGACTAAAGTTCGAAGCATAGAAAAATGTATGGCCGTTTTTACAAGCGTCTTTGATTTCCGGTAAGTGTTTTAGCCATCCCGTTGTACCTGATACTACGGGTACGTCTGCGGCAAATGAACGGCGATAATTTTGAATAGCTACTGTCGGAGTGGTAAATTCAATAGCCACATCGGCATTACGGAACGCTTCCGATTCAAAATCTTTTTGATTATCCTTGTCTATTTTGCATACGATATGGTGTCCGCGGCTAAGGGCTATTTCCTCTATCGCGTGTCCCATTTTACCATAACCGATAAGTGCTATCTTCATATGAATCTGTTTAAAAACATTTTGAATCATGCGGAAAATCCGTGTATCTTGCTTTAATTTGCAAATATAACGAAAAACCAATGAATCTACTTAATCGAATCTTTTTTTATGGAAAAACTGATGCAATACATCTGGAATCACCGGCTTTTTGATATGTCTGGACTCAAGACCACGGATGGGAGACGGATACAAATCATTGATACCGGGCGTTGGAATTGTGATTCCGGTCCTGATTTTTTCAATGCAAAAATACGGGTGGATGGTTGTATTTGGGCCGGAAATGTGGAAATTCACCGTCGTGCTTCCGATTGGAAAAGACATAATCACCATCTGGACAAAAGTTATGATTCGGTCATTTTACATGTTGTTGAATTTGACGATATGCAGATTGTCCGTAGTGACGGAGAGGTCATTCCACAATTGATATTGCGTTGTTCCCCCGATTTCAGGAAAGATTATGAATATTTGGTGAATCATGCCGGAGCTCTTCCATGCGGGGAACGTCTTTATACGCTTGACAAGCTGTTTATTACGGACTGGATGAATGCTTTGGCCATGGAGCGGTTACAGGATAAAGCAGAGAGAATCTTTACTTGGCTGGATCAATATAAAGGAAATTGGGAAGAAGTTTGCTATGTTACATTATCGCGTAATATGGGTTTTGGCATCAATAGCGATACGTTTGAACGGTTAAGCAGAAGTCTGCCTCTTATTTTTTTGTTGAAGCACGCCGATTCTCTTTTACAGATAGAGGCATTTTTGTTCGGACAGGCTGGATTACTTGTTCCAGGCCAATATCCCGATGATACTTATTATAATGTTCTTTTGAATGAATATGTTTTTTTGAAAAATAAATTCGGGTTGATTTCCATCAATGCCGATAGCTGGAAATTTTTTCGTTTAAGACCTGCAAATTTTCCGCATCGGAGGATAGCCATGCTGGCACAAATGATATATGACGGATTTTCTTTGTTTGCGAAATTGTGTGAAGCAAAAAGCGAGGAAGAGTTACGTTCTTTGTTTTCGGTTCGGCTTACCGGGTATTGGTGTGACCATTATACTTTTGGAAAATCTTCTCCCGAAGGAAGTATGGCATTAGGAAGTTCGGCTATCGATATTGTTCTCATCAATACGGTTGCTCCGTTATTATACGCTTATGGGATAAAAACGGGAAATGATGAATATCTGGAACGAAGTATGTCTATTCTGGAATCGATAAAGAGTGAACAGAATAATATTGTCCGGAAATTTGCCGGAGCAGGAATTTCATTATGTACGGCATTGGATAGCCAGGCTGTTATTCAATTGAACAATGTATATTGTTTGCAAAAAAAATGTCTCTATTGCCGGATTGGTCATAAATTACTGGCAAAGGTAGCGGTTAGAAATGAAGAAGAGTAAAATGAAAGGCATCCAAAATGGACGCCTTTCATTCTTAATAATTGTCTCGTTTGGGTTCGAAATATGCTCTGGGATGTAAACAGGCAGGACACTTAGCCGGAGCTTCCTTGCCTTCATAAATATATCCGCAGTTGCGGCATTGCCAGCGTATAGGTTGTTCACGCGAAAAAGTAGTACCGTCTTCCAGACGTTCCAGAAGCTTTCTGTACCTCCATTCATGAAAGGCTTCTACTTCTGCTATTCTTTTAAATGCGCGTGCGGCATCTTTGAAACCTTCTTCTTCGGCAACACTTTCAAAGTTGTTGTAAAGAGCAGACCATTCCATTTTTTCACCTTCGGCAGCTTCCAGTAAGTTTTCGGATGTGGAACCTACTCGTCCTGCCGGATATTCGGCTGTGATGGTGACCAATCCTCCTTCGAGGATATTAAAAAAACGGGTGGCATGAGCCAATTCCTGTTCGGCAGTTTCCAGAAATATACCTCCGATTTGTTCATAACCTTCTTTTTTGGCAACATCGGCAAAGAGACTGTAACGGTTACGTGCCTGTGATTCTCCGGCAAAAGCTTTCAGCAGATTCTGCTCGGTTTGACTTCCTTTAATATTTTTCATGTAAATATGTTTTTAAACAATTCTTAAACAATTAAATATCATTAAAGGTTCGGTTCCGAGAAAAATTAAGGGTATAAAAACGGGCGACATTTTTTTGCCGCCCGTTTGAAAAAATGGTGATAACCGGGTTAATTTTTTTTATGAGGATAATCGATAGTATAATGTAATCCACGGCTTTCTTTTCTTTCCATGGCTTGTCTCATAATGAGATAACCGGTATTGATCATATTTCTTAATTCACATATTTCTTTGGATGCTTTACTACGCTTGAATAAACTTTCGGTTTCTTCGTATAAGATATCCAGCCGGTCCCATGCCCGTTTTAATCTTAAGTCGGAACGAACTATACCTACATAGGTACTCATGATTTGTCCTACTTCTTTTATACTTTGAGTAATAAGTACCATTTCTTCCGGAGATTGTGTTCCTTCATCATTCCATTCAGGAATGTCTTCCCGGAAATGATATTGTTCTATCGTTTCAAGGGAATGGCTGGCTGCTGCATCGGCATAGACTACAGCTTCAATGAGAGAATTGGATGCAAGGCGATTTCCGCCGTGAAGTCCTGTACAGGAGCATTCTCCTACCGCATACAGTCGTTCGATGGAGGAACGTGCATTAAGGTCTACTTTTATTCCACCACATAAATAGTGGGCAGCAGGTGCTACAGGGATATAATCTTTGGTAATGTCGATTCCCAGGCTCATACATTTTTCGTAGATATTCGGAAAGTGTTTCTTTGTTTCTTCGGCATTTTTATGCGTAACATCCAGATAGACATGGTCGTCCCCTCGGTTTTTCATTTCGTTGTCGATAGCTCTGGCTACAATATCACGTGGAGCTAAAGAAAGACGTTCATCATATTTTTGCATGAATTCTTTTCCATCTATCGTACGGAGTACAGCTCCGTATCCTCGCATAGCTTCGGTGATAAGGAAAGAGGGCCGGTCTCCCGGGTGATACAATGCGGTGGGATGAAATTGTATGAATTCCATATCTTTTACAGTTCCTTTGGCTCTGTAAACCATTGCGATACCGTCTCCGGTAGCGACCAGCGGATTTGTAGTTGTTTGATATACAGCCCCGACACCCCCGGTTGCCATCAAGGTTATTTTTGAAAGGAACGTATCTACCTTGCCAGTTTTAAGATCCAGCACATACGCTCCGAAACATTCGATGTCGGGCGTTTGTCTTGTTACAGTTACTCCTAAATGGTGCTGGGTAAGGATCTCGATGGCAAAGTGGTTTTCGAAAATTGTGATATTAGGATGTTGTTTTACGGCTTGTATCAGGCTGTCTTGTATTTCTGCTCCCGTATTGTCTTTATGATGAAGAATTCGGAACTCTGAATGTCCGCCTTCACGGTGGAGATCGAAATCACCTTTTTCATTTTTATCGAAATCGACACCCCAGTTTATAAGTTCTCTGATTTGTCCCGGAGCTTCTCTGACTACTTTTTCTACAGCGGCCCTGTCGCTTATCCAGTCGCCTGCAATCATTGTGTCTTCGATATGTTTCTCGAAGTTGTCTACCAGAGTATTGGTAACCGATGCCACACCTCCTTGAGCAAAGAATGTATTGGTTTCTTCCAGTTCGGTTTTGCAAATAAGAGCGACTTTTCCTTTATGGGCGACTTTCAAAGCAAAACTCATACCGGCGATACCGGAACCGATAACCAGAAAATCAAATTTATATACCATTACCGTTTGTTTTTATCTATTGGCAAGCAAATATAACAAAGTTATATCGCTTTTTTTCTGGCAAAGTTAAAAATAAATACAGCAATGTGTACCTTTGCAATAAAATAGATTTTATGCAGAGAACCTTTAAGGCAACGGCAGACGGTTTTTATATTACGCTGACGATAATATTACTTCTCGTGATGATGTTTTTTTTCTGGTTTCATTATATTGTTCTTGCAACGATATTTTTAATCGCAAGTGTAATGATTACACAGAAAATGTTGCGGACGAACTATGTTTTTTCCGATGATATTGGCTTGAATATACAGAGTGGACTTTTCCCTCCGGTATATATCGCATTACAAGATGTATCAATGATCGAGATAGGACGTTCCTTGAATATGAAATATGCCGTAAGCGTGAATGGAGTGTGGATATCTTTGATTTCGGGAAAGCGGTATTTTGTTTCTCCTGAAGATGTAGGCGGTTTTATTTCTTGCTATAAAAAACGGATAAAATAGGAGTGATATGTTAAAAGAATTTTTTTTAGTTTTTTGAGTAAGGTTATGCAGCATTATGCATGAAATATGCATCTTTAATCATAGAACCATTTTTTCCCGGATATGAGTAAAAAGAGATTGGGAACAAAAAGGGCAAACTCGAGAAGGATGATTATAGGACTTGACGCAAAAAGAGCAAATGCAAATTTTACCGGTTTAGGTAATTATAGCCGCTATATTGTAGATACATTGGCTACCTATCAAGGTGAGCATCGTTATCGTATGTATATTCCTAAGAAGAAGACAAATGCTTCTTATGATAAGTTATTAGTACATAATAATGTAAGTTCCATACTTCCTTCGTCTTCGTTTATGAAACGTTGTAGTGCTCTATGGCGCTCGTTTTATATAAAACGGGGGCTGATAGCTGATGGTGTGCAGTTGTATCACGGTTTAAGTAACGAATTACCTATAGGGATACATAAAACAGGTATTCGTAGTGTTGTTACCATACATGACCTGATATTTTTGCGTTATCCGGAATTTTATGCACCTATTGACCGTAAAATCTATAATTTTAAATTTCGCTATGCCTGTAAAGTGGCCGATCGTGTAATTGCTGTAAGTGAATGTACGAAACGTGATATAATGAAATACTATCATATTCCGGCAGAAAAGATCGATGTGGTATATCAGGGATGTGACGAAAGATTTTCTGTTCAGGTAAACATGGAGGAGAAAGAAGAAATTCGGATCCGTTATAATTTACCGGAAAAATATATTTTGAATGTAGGTAGTATTGAATCCCGTAAAAATCTATTGCTTGCAGTTAAAGCACTTCGGAATGTATCTGAAGACGTGCATTTGGTCGCAGTGGGCAAATATACCGAATATGCTTCACAGATTGAAGATTATGTACGGCAGAATGGACTTGAAAATCGCGTTCATTTGCTTTACGGTGTCGTTTTTGAAGACTTGCCTGCTATATATCAGTTAGCCTCTCTTTTTGTTTATCCGTCACGTTTCGAAGGTTTCGGAATACCTGTTATTGAAGCGATGAGTTCGCGTATTCCTGTAATAGCTGCAACGGGTTCTTGTCTGGAAGAAGCGGGAGGTCCTCATTCTCTTTATGTCGACCCGGATGATGTACAAGGCATGTCCGATGCAATGAACAAGGTTCTGGATGATGAATCTTTGAGAAGAAAAATGATAGAAGAGGGGTGTTCATATATAGAACGTTTTCAGAAGGATATACTCGCCGAACATTTGAACCGGGTGTATCTGAAATGTTTCGACAAAAAAGTTGAAAAAGCTCCTGTGGTACAAACTTCTTCCAACGTATTTACGAAACTTACCCAATATATACCTTTCCTGTAATAAAAAATCTTTATCTTTATCCGTAAAGATTGTCTTGTTTATATGGAAAAAAGAAAAGATATATTTGTTGCTTTTGATTGTGATAAAATGAAGCATCCTAATACCGGATTATACTCATTTTGTCATCAATTGGCTTTGGCTCTGAACCAGGAGGCATTGAATCGCGGAGCGGCTTTTATGGTGGGCCTTCCTTCTCGTATATCGGGTATATTTGAAGATAAAATTCCGGAGCACTCTTATCGTTTGACAGATAAAATAAAGTTTCATTGTCCTTCAAAAATCAATATATGGCATGCTCCTTTCCAGTTGGGAAAATATTTTCCTAAAGATAAAAAGACTGTGCTTACTATACATGATCTGAATTTTTTATATGAAAAGGATGGAAAAAGAAGAGAGTCTGGCCTGAGAAAGCTTCAAAAGAATATTAATCGTTCGGATTATCTTGTCGCTATTTCGGAATTTACAAAAAAGGATATATTGAAATATCTGGATATACAGGGGAAACCTTTA contains:
- a CDS encoding serine O-acetyltransferase; translation: MSSYKYADIIQTSVTKLSEPISLTSMCHQRYSGEPLPSEEMLHEIIRLYRSIIFPGFFGYSNINQGNIKYYIGVNTERLFELLSLQVMAGLCYGCCKPGKDFSLNKKKEKAEEITAEFVASLPELRRILSTDVKAAYNGDPAAESYEEVILCYPAIRAISNYRIAHKLLELGVPLIPRIIGEMAHSETGIDIHPGATIGEYFTIDHGTGVVIGATAIIGNHVKIYQGVTLGAKSFPLDEKNNPIKGIPRHPIIEDNVIIYSNATILGRITIGEGATIGGNIWITDNVEKGAKIVQFKAQ
- a CDS encoding WbqC family protein; translation: MKTVLLSTAYFAPVSYYVQLCKFDHIKIETCCNYIKQTYRNRCNIAGANGVLPLSVPIVKPESLKCHTKDIRISDHGNWRHLHWNAIVSAYGSTPFFEYYRDELQPFFEKKYEFLFDFNEIIRETICSLLDINPNIEYTSHYIDKTEKETDMRDTIHPKKMFPFCDYIFEPKPYYQVFESRYGFIPDLSILDLLFNMGPESVLILHD
- the dapB gene encoding 4-hydroxy-tetrahydrodipicolinate reductase — its product is MKIALIGYGKMGHAIEEIALSRGHHIVCKIDKDNQKDFESEAFRNADVAIEFTTPTVAIQNYRRSFAADVPVVSGTTGWLKHLPEIKDACKNGHTFFYASNFSLGVNIFFALNRYLAKIMDQFPAYDIHMEEVHHIHKLDHPSGTALTLVNDILKEINRKDSWIEGKRDSDKQIEINAIRKDEVPGIHSVSYESEVDSITITHDAKNRKGFALGAVIAAEFTYGKKGFLTMQDMLPFLK
- a CDS encoding glycosyltransferase family 4 protein; translation: MIIGLDAKRANANFTGLGNYSRYIVDTLATYQGEHRYRMYIPKKKTNASYDKLLVHNNVSSILPSSSFMKRCSALWRSFYIKRGLIADGVQLYHGLSNELPIGIHKTGIRSVVTIHDLIFLRYPEFYAPIDRKIYNFKFRYACKVADRVIAVSECTKRDIMKYYHIPAEKIDVVYQGCDERFSVQVNMEEKEEIRIRYNLPEKYILNVGSIESRKNLLLAVKALRNVSEDVHLVAVGKYTEYASQIEDYVRQNGLENRVHLLYGVVFEDLPAIYQLASLFVYPSRFEGFGIPVIEAMSSRIPVIAATGSCLEEAGGPHSLYVDPDDVQGMSDAMNKVLDDESLRRKMIEEGCSYIERFQKDILAEHLNRVYLKCFDKKVEKAPVVQTSSNVFTKLTQYIPFL
- the lepB gene encoding signal peptidase I codes for the protein MEKNMQTENRYNLSYRLKQVKKSRWIRFTIVAILYIGWTIWLNNYWVLFGLLLLIDLYLTQYIPWGWWKKSKNKALRKVMEWVDAIVYALVLVYFIFTFLFQNFQIPSSSLEKTLLVGDYLFVSKLSYGPRVPNTPFFFPLAQHTMPVIGTKSYIDWPQWDYHRLKGLGNVKRNDIVVFNFPAGDTVALKMQNPDYYTLVHYYGRDAIHRNKDLYGDIIYRPVDRRENYVKRCVGLPGDTFHIINNDIYIDGIKQQRPKNMQLNYYVATNGVRINEQQFRDMDISVADRTLLNNENGYSQIMALLGIEPETNGEFNPVYRLPLTEKALKKIKNYSFVTKVIPEPGYFGGDTYPLVSSNNWTRSDYGPVWIPRKGETIQLTLENLPVYERIIRNYEKNILEVKDSKIFINGKESPSYTFKMDYYMMLGDNRDNSADSRYWGFVPEDHIVGKPLFVWMSLDNDRGLFDGRFRTSRFLKNVSEE
- a CDS encoding DUF2851 family protein; its protein translation is MEKLMQYIWNHRLFDMSGLKTTDGRRIQIIDTGRWNCDSGPDFFNAKIRVDGCIWAGNVEIHRRASDWKRHNHHLDKSYDSVILHVVEFDDMQIVRSDGEVIPQLILRCSPDFRKDYEYLVNHAGALPCGERLYTLDKLFITDWMNALAMERLQDKAERIFTWLDQYKGNWEEVCYVTLSRNMGFGINSDTFERLSRSLPLIFLLKHADSLLQIEAFLFGQAGLLVPGQYPDDTYYNVLLNEYVFLKNKFGLISINADSWKFFRLRPANFPHRRIAMLAQMIYDGFSLFAKLCEAKSEEELRSLFSVRLTGYWCDHYTFGKSSPEGSMALGSSAIDIVLINTVAPLLYAYGIKTGNDEYLERSMSILESIKSEQNNIVRKFAGAGISLCTALDSQAVIQLNNVYCLQKKCLYCRIGHKLLAKVAVRNEEE
- the lepB gene encoding signal peptidase I; this encodes MKTGIRKAGIVGLAVIAIILFVCLFKNFGFDLYQIAPGQMEKTLLPGDRLLVNKWSYGLRLPQTPVSIPFCHDTIPGTHIPSWISWIKLPYARLNLSYPERNDILVFNYPSSGNDLIPIERKKIAVARCIGLPGDTITSIEKTLYINGKILTPPPLSLIPILSSDSNETTLLPALKANAISEKYEKIKTDYLRLLTRYELNKLTEYLHTDTLVKPVTLKKDNYSVILPVPGEETFITQENIHFLGEILNRYENIQVTVRNNRLYRGNKELQSYIFTQPYYWVLSDNRTSQADSRTFGVLPHSHLIGKGIAIGYSLDDEKTFWKSWRNERFFQKNGL
- the nadB gene encoding L-aspartate oxidase; translation: MVYKFDFLVIGSGIAGMSFALKVAHKGKVALICKTELEETNTFFAQGGVASVTNTLVDNFEKHIEDTMIAGDWISDRAAVEKVVREAPGQIRELINWGVDFDKNEKGDFDLHREGGHSEFRILHHKDNTGAEIQDSLIQAVKQHPNITIFENHFAIEILTQHHLGVTVTRQTPDIECFGAYVLDLKTGKVDTFLSKITLMATGGVGAVYQTTTNPLVATGDGIAMVYRAKGTVKDMEFIQFHPTALYHPGDRPSFLITEAMRGYGAVLRTIDGKEFMQKYDERLSLAPRDIVARAIDNEMKNRGDDHVYLDVTHKNAEETKKHFPNIYEKCMSLGIDITKDYIPVAPAAHYLCGGIKVDLNARSSIERLYAVGECSCTGLHGGNRLASNSLIEAVVYADAAASHSLETIEQYHFREDIPEWNDEGTQSPEEMVLITQSIKEVGQIMSTYVGIVRSDLRLKRAWDRLDILYEETESLFKRSKASKEICELRNMINTGYLIMRQAMERKESRGLHYTIDYPHKKN
- a CDS encoding PH domain-containing protein — encoded protein: MQRTFKATADGFYITLTIILLLVMMFFFWFHYIVLATIFLIASVMITQKMLRTNYVFSDDIGLNIQSGLFPPVYIALQDVSMIEIGRSLNMKYAVSVNGVWISLISGKRYFVSPEDVGGFISCYKKRIK
- the rbr gene encoding rubrerythrin, whose product is MKNIKGSQTEQNLLKAFAGESQARNRYSLFADVAKKEGYEQIGGIFLETAEQELAHATRFFNILEGGLVTITAEYPAGRVGSTSENLLEAAEGEKMEWSALYNNFESVAEEEGFKDAARAFKRIAEVEAFHEWRYRKLLERLEDGTTFSREQPIRWQCRNCGYIYEGKEAPAKCPACLHPRAYFEPKRDNY